Genomic DNA from Desulfuromonas versatilis:
TCTGCTTCTGCGCCGGGCTGCTCGGCGCCCTGGCCAACAGCATCGCCGCCTGGCTCGCGGGCTCCTGGGGCATCACCGCGCTGGCCGGCGTCGCCCTGGCCCCCGAACTGAGCAAAGCCTGGCTCTACCCGCGGCTGGTCTGGGGGGGAATCTGGGGCCTGGCCTACTTCATCAGCGTCAAGCGCCCCCGCACCCGCCGCCACTGGGTGCGCAAGGGGCTGTGGGTCAGCCTGCTGCCGAGCCTGACCCAGCTGCTCTACATCTTTCCCAAGCACACCGCCTTCGGCCTGCTGGGCCTCGGCCTGGGCAACCTCACCCCGCTGTTCGTGATCCTGTTCAACCTGGTCTGGGGATTTTTCACCGGCTTCTTCACCCGCCTGCTCTGGGGGCGGGGATGAGTACCTTGCCCCTGCGCCTGGCGCGCCCCTGGCTGGCCCTCGCCCTGCTGGTGCTGCTGCTTGCCGCCTGCCGGGCGGATGGCCGGGAACTGCGCGGTGAAGTATTGTGGATCTACGATGGCGACACCCTCAAGGTCGAGGGGGTCGGCAAGGTGCGGCTGATCGGCGTCGACACCCCGGAGCGGGGGGACTCGGACCGCGACAACTTCTTTGTCAAGCTCGGCATTCCCAAGAAAAACCTGCGCAAAGGCTCAGGCGCGGCGCTGCATTTCAATATCGCCAACGTCAAAGGGAAAACGGTCAAGCTCACCTTCGACCGCGAGGAGAAAGACCGCCACGGCCGCACCCTCGCCTACCTCACCCTGCCCGACGGCCGCCTGCTCAACCGCCTGCTGCTCGAAGAGGGATTGGCCGTGGTCTACCGCCGCTTCGACTTCCGCTACAAGGACGACTTTCTCGCCGCCGAAGCCGAAGCCAAGCGCAAAGGCGTCGGGCTCTGGGCGAGGGATCCGTGATCCGTGATCCGTGATCCGTGATTCGTGATTCGTGATTCGTGACTCCTGAATTCTAGCCCTTCTCTTTTCCCAGTTCCCGCTTCACGAAATTGAGCGTTCCGCCGGCCAGCAGGTGCTGGCGCTGGCGGTCCGAGACCTCGAGCAGGGTCGTCACTTCTTTGCCATCCACCTTGACCGGGATTTCCGTGTCGCCCTGCTCCAGGCGGCGACGGATGTCGGGAAACTCAACCTTCTTGCCTTTTTCGAAGAGCTGGTAATCGGCCGGATTCTTGAAGGTCAGCGGCAGAATGCCGAAATTGCAGAGGTTGGCCTTGTGGATGCGGGCGAAGCTCTTGACGATCTTGGCTCGCACGCCCAGAAAGCGCGGCGCCAGCGCGGCGTGCTCGCGGCTCGAGCCCTGGCCGTAGTTCTCGCCGCCGATCACCACCACGTTGCCCCGGGCCTTGCATTCCTTGTGAAAGTCGGGGGCGATCTGGTAGTAGACGAACTCGCTGATCGCCTCGATGTTCGAGCGCAGCGGCAGCACCTTGTTGCCCGCCGGCATGATGGTGTCTGTGGAGATGTTGTCCTCGACCTTGATCACCACCTCGGCGGAAAGAGAATCGGGGAGCGGATCGAAGTGGGGCAGCGGCCGGATGTTCGGGCCCCGCTGCACCTCGGTCTGGCGCAGCTCTTTTGAGGGAAAAACAATCGATCCCTCGTCGACGATGTACTTCTGCGGGTCGGCGACCCGTGGGTATTCCATCTCCTGGCCCAGATCTCGCGGATCGGTGATCGCCCCCTTGAGGGCGGCGGCTGCCGCGGTCTCCGGCGAGCAGAGGTAGACCTGGTCGCCCTTGGTCCCCGAGCGCCCGGGGAAGTTGCGCGGGAAGGTGCGCAGGCTCACCTGGCCGGTGCCCGGCGCCTGCCCCATGCCGATGCAGCCCAGACAGCCCGACTGGTGGATGCGCGCCCCGGCCATCAGCAGCGCCATCACCCCGCCGTGTTCGGCGACGTTCTCCAGCACCTGGCGGCTGCCGGGGTTGATATGAAAGTAGGTCTGCGGGTGATGGCGGCGCCCTTCGACGATTTTCGCCGTCACCATCAGGTCGCGAAAAGAGGAGTTGACGCTCGAGCCGACGATCACCTGCTCGACCTTGGTCCCTGCAACCTCGCTGAGCCGCTTGATGTTCCCCGGCGAGGACGGGCAGGCGATCAGCGGCTCGACCTTGGCCAGGTCGATCTCGTCGTGCTCGTCGTAATCCGCCCCGGGATCGGCGGCGAGTTCCTCCCAGGCGTCGCCCCGGCCCTGGGCCACCAGGTACTCGCGGGTGCGCTCGTCGGAGGGGAACACCGTGGTGGTGGCCCCGACCTCGGTCCCCATGTTGCCGATGGTCTCGCGGTCGGTGGCCGAAAGGGTCTTCACCCCCGGGCCGTAGTACTCGATGATCCTGCCCACGCACCCCTTCACGTCGTAGCGGCGCAGCATCTCGAGGATGACGTCCTTGGCGCTGACCCAGTCGGGCAGCTGGCCGGTCAGCTTCACCCCGAGCACCTTCGGGCAGGGAAAATAGTAGAGCC
This window encodes:
- a CDS encoding thermonuclease family protein is translated as MSTLPLRLARPWLALALLVLLLAACRADGRELRGEVLWIYDGDTLKVEGVGKVRLIGVDTPERGDSDRDNFFVKLGIPKKNLRKGSGAALHFNIANVKGKTVKLTFDREEKDRHGRTLAYLTLPDGRLLNRLLLEEGLAVVYRRFDFRYKDDFLAAEAEAKRKGVGLWARDP
- a CDS encoding aconitate hydratase produces the protein MPRNLTRKILEAHLVEGKLIPGEEIGIKIDHTLLQDATGTMAMLEFEALGLEGVKTLLSAQYVDHNLLETDNKNADDHRYLQSACARYGIHFSLPGNGVSHQVHMERFGRPGLTMLGADSHTPGAAGVSMLAIGAGGLDVAMAMAGRLYYFPCPKVLGVKLTGQLPDWVSAKDVILEMLRRYDVKGCVGRIIEYYGPGVKTLSATDRETIGNMGTEVGATTTVFPSDERTREYLVAQGRGDAWEELAADPGADYDEHDEIDLAKVEPLIACPSSPGNIKRLSEVAGTKVEQVIVGSSVNSSFRDLMVTAKIVEGRRHHPQTYFHINPGSRQVLENVAEHGGVMALLMAGARIHQSGCLGCIGMGQAPGTGQVSLRTFPRNFPGRSGTKGDQVYLCSPETAAAAALKGAITDPRDLGQEMEYPRVADPQKYIVDEGSIVFPSKELRQTEVQRGPNIRPLPHFDPLPDSLSAEVVIKVEDNISTDTIMPAGNKVLPLRSNIEAISEFVYYQIAPDFHKECKARGNVVVIGGENYGQGSSREHAALAPRFLGVRAKIVKSFARIHKANLCNFGILPLTFKNPADYQLFEKGKKVEFPDIRRRLEQGDTEIPVKVDGKEVTTLLEVSDRQRQHLLAGGTLNFVKRELGKEKG